A region from the uncultured Bacteroides sp. genome encodes:
- a CDS encoding rhomboid family intramembrane serine protease, with protein sequence MPTVTKNLIIINILFFLGGIVAQRYGIDLADYLGLHFFMADKFNVVQLFSYMFMHGGFSHIFFNMFAVWMFGRILEQTWGPKKFLFYYLFCGVGAGIIQEIVQFIQYEMVLSDYSSVNIGTAIIPMNEYLNMMTTVGASGAIYAILLAFGMIFPNQQLFIFPLPMPIKAKYFVIGYALIELYSGFANNPSDKVAHFAHLGGMIFGFILIMYWKKKNNNGSHYF encoded by the coding sequence ATGCCCACAGTAACAAAGAACCTAATAATTATAAATATACTGTTCTTTCTTGGAGGAATTGTTGCCCAAAGATATGGTATTGATTTAGCTGATTACCTAGGCCTGCATTTCTTCATGGCCGATAAATTTAATGTCGTCCAACTATTCTCGTACATGTTTATGCACGGGGGATTCTCTCATATTTTTTTCAACATGTTTGCCGTTTGGATGTTCGGGCGTATATTGGAACAAACATGGGGCCCGAAAAAATTCTTATTCTACTATCTTTTTTGTGGCGTCGGAGCCGGCATCATCCAGGAAATAGTACAATTCATTCAATATGAAATGGTTTTATCGGATTATAGCAGTGTAAATATCGGCACGGCAATCATTCCTATGAATGAATATTTAAATATGATGACAACGGTTGGGGCTTCAGGAGCAATTTATGCTATCCTACTTGCCTTTGGCATGATTTTCCCAAACCAACAACTGTTTATATTCCCATTGCCGATGCCAATCAAAGCCAAGTATTTTGTTATTGGATATGCCCTCATAGAATTGTACTCAGGTTTTGCCAATAATCCGAGCGATAAAGTAGCACATTTCGCACATTTAGGTGGAATGATATTTGGTTTCATCTTGATTATGTACTGGAAAAAAAAGAATAACAATGGCTCACATTATTTCTGA
- a CDS encoding HU family DNA-binding protein has product MNKAELISAIATESGLNKADSKKALDAFISTVSKTLQSGDKVSLVGFGTFAVSERSARTGINPSTKAAIAIPAKKVAKFKAGAELSDAIK; this is encoded by the coding sequence ATGAATAAGGCAGAACTTATTAGTGCTATTGCTACTGAATCTGGTTTGAATAAAGCGGATTCTAAGAAGGCTCTTGATGCTTTCATTTCTACAGTGTCTAAAACTTTACAGTCGGGTGACAAAGTTTCTTTGGTTGGTTTCGGAACATTCGCTGTTAGCGAAAGGAGTGCAAGAACCGGTATTAACCCATCAACAAAGGCCGCAATTGCTATTCCGGCAAAAAAAGTCGCTAAATTTAAAGCAGGTGCAGAATTGTCAGACGCTATCAAGTAA
- the argS gene encoding arginine--tRNA ligase: MNIENKLALSVINGLKALYGQDFQVSQVQLQKTKKEFHGHLTLVVFPFLRASKKSPEQTANEIGEYLSANEPAVASFNVIKGFLNLIIESSVWVELLNFIHADKQYGIVPADESSPLVMIEYSSPNTNKPLHLGHVRNNLLGNSLANIISANGNRVVKTNIVNDRGIHICKSMLAWTKYGNGETPESSGKKGDHLVGDYYVLFDKHYKEEVALLMEKGMTKEEAEMSSPLMNEAREMLVKWESGDAQVRSLWTMMNDWVYTGFNETYRKMGVTFDKIYYESRTYLEGKKKVLEGLDKGIFYKKEDGSIWADLTKEGLDHKLLLRADGTSVYMTQDIGTAKLRFSDYLINKMIYVVGNEQNYHFQVLSILLDKLGFEWGKDLVHFSYGMVELPEGKMKSREGTVVDADELVEEMINTAKETSEELGKLDGCTEEEANNIARIVGLGALKYFILKVDARKNMTFNPKESIDFNGNTGPFIQYTYARIQSILRKATEAGIIIPATLSGKIELNEKEEYLIQMIADFAVVVKQAGDDYSPSVIANYTYDLVKEYNQFYHDYSILKEENEGVRIFRIILSANIAKVIGLSMGLLGIEVPDRM; this comes from the coding sequence ATGAATATAGAAAACAAACTTGCATTGTCCGTTATTAACGGGCTAAAAGCTCTTTACGGGCAAGACTTTCAGGTTTCTCAAGTGCAATTGCAGAAAACAAAAAAGGAGTTTCATGGGCATCTCACTCTGGTGGTTTTCCCTTTTTTGAGAGCTTCAAAAAAAAGTCCCGAGCAAACAGCAAATGAAATAGGAGAGTATCTTAGTGCTAATGAACCTGCGGTGGCATCTTTCAACGTTATTAAAGGATTTTTAAATCTGATTATTGAGTCATCGGTGTGGGTTGAGCTACTTAATTTTATCCATGCAGATAAGCAATATGGTATTGTACCGGCTGACGAATCTTCTCCATTGGTGATGATTGAATATTCTTCTCCTAATACGAATAAACCGCTCCATCTGGGGCATGTTCGCAATAATTTATTGGGCAATTCATTAGCTAATATTATTAGTGCTAATGGGAATAGGGTTGTAAAAACCAATATAGTGAATGATCGTGGTATTCACATTTGTAAATCAATGTTGGCCTGGACTAAATACGGGAATGGGGAGACGCCCGAATCTTCAGGTAAGAAGGGTGACCATTTGGTAGGCGATTACTATGTTTTATTTGATAAACATTATAAAGAGGAAGTCGCTCTATTGATGGAAAAGGGTATGACCAAAGAGGAAGCTGAAATGTCTTCGCCATTAATGAATGAGGCCAGGGAGATGCTTGTCAAATGGGAATCGGGAGATGCTCAGGTTCGCTCTTTATGGACTATGATGAACGACTGGGTTTATACAGGTTTCAATGAAACCTACCGCAAGATGGGAGTTACCTTTGATAAAATTTATTATGAGTCAAGAACTTATCTGGAAGGGAAAAAGAAAGTTCTGGAGGGATTAGATAAGGGTATCTTTTATAAAAAAGAAGATGGATCGATATGGGCGGATTTAACGAAGGAAGGTCTTGATCATAAGCTTTTGCTTCGTGCTGATGGGACTTCTGTTTATATGACTCAAGATATAGGTACTGCTAAACTTCGTTTTTCAGACTACCTCATCAATAAAATGATTTATGTTGTTGGAAATGAGCAAAACTATCATTTTCAAGTATTGTCTATCCTGCTTGATAAATTAGGATTTGAATGGGGAAAAGACCTGGTGCATTTCTCTTACGGAATGGTTGAATTGCCTGAGGGGAAAATGAAATCTCGGGAAGGGACTGTTGTTGATGCTGATGAATTGGTAGAAGAGATGATAAATACGGCGAAAGAAACGTCGGAAGAACTTGGCAAATTGGATGGTTGTACGGAAGAAGAAGCCAATAATATAGCTCGTATTGTCGGTCTGGGTGCATTGAAGTATTTTATTCTAAAGGTTGATGCTCGTAAAAACATGACCTTTAATCCAAAGGAATCTATTGACTTTAATGGAAATACAGGTCCTTTTATTCAATATACCTATGCTCGTATTCAATCAATTCTTCGTAAAGCTACTGAAGCAGGCATCATTATACCTGCTACATTGTCTGGCAAAATTGAACTTAATGAGAAGGAGGAATATTTAATTCAAATGATCGCTGATTTTGCCGTAGTTGTAAAGCAAGCCGGAGATGATTATAGTCCATCAGTGATTGCTAATTATACGTATGACCTGGTTAAAGAATATAACCAATTCTATCACGATTATAGCATTTTGAAAGAAGAAAATGAAGGAGTAAGAATTTTCCGTATCATACTTTCCGCCAATATAGCGAAGGTAATAGGCCTGAGTATGGGATTACTTGGTATAGAGGTGCCCGATAGAATGTAG